The DNA sequence attcatgaaaatcgtagtcttgacacggatagcggaatggcgtaatttttgcagaaaatcgtaataaattacgccaaaatcgtaagggtaaacaggtctggaccGTATGCTGAATAAAATGTCAGCGGAATGCATCAGATTGCGAAAATCATTCTTGCACAGATGTAATTCACTGTATGACACTGTATTAATATGTTTGAACATTGTTCCAGGATAAAATATGATGATCAAACTTTGACTTCACACCAAACATTGCCACAAGCACCAAATTATGCACACTCTGAGATTCCGCTCAAGCATAGACAAATATTTTGTGATtacagtaaaacaaaacaattagaGCTTTTTCTCCTTGGGAAGTGATGAACCaaaaccttcttcttcttctgggttcgtgggctgaaactcccatgtacattcgtgttttttgcacgagtggaattttacgtgtatgaccgttttttaccccgccatttaggcagccatacgccgttttcgggggaagcatgctgggtattttcttgtttctataaaccaccgaactctgacatggattacaggatctttttcatgcgtacttggtcttgtgcttgcgtgtacacacgggggtgttcggacaccgaggagagtctgcacacaaagttgactctgagaaataaatctctcgccgaacgtggggacgaactcacgctgacagcggccaactggatacaaatccagcgcgctaccgactgagctacatccccgccctaccaAAACCTTTATCACACAACTTTGAAAATGTGAGCCCAAAAATCAGTCCAAAAAAAGAGGTCAGAAAGCGGATTGGTTTTTTTACCCagtaaaagaagagaaaatcaGCTGTATGCACTTCAGTGAAAATAATGTCTTGCTCTCTAAacaacacacatcacaacaAAACCATCACCAGCACTTGCTAACAGTTCTTCGTTATACCTCACTTAcccctttctttatttggtgtttctttctttctttatttggtgtttaacgtcgttttcaaccacgaaggttatatcgcgacggggaaaggggggagatgggatagagccacttgtcaattgtttcttgttcacaaaagcactaatcaaaaatttgctccaggggcttgcaacgtagtacaatgtgtTACCttcctgggagaatgcaagtttccagtacaaaggacttaacatttcttacatactgcttgactaaaatctttacaaaaattgactatattctatacaagaaacacttaacaagggtaaaaagagaaacagaatccgttagtcgcctcttacgacattctggagagcatcgggtaaattcttccccctaacccgcggggggggggggggacttacCCCTACAACTGTTTCCCTCCCCCCACTCCCCCAGCCCCTCCCCTTcccaaccccctccccttcccaaCCCCCTCCAAAGAAACAATAAACAACGCAACAAAACTGAGTTAAGAAAAAAatatcaacaacagcaacagtgcAGTCTATGAAaaaatgttttctttgtttgcaGTCCTTTTTCATAAgttgaaaacaaaagaaaaatacacatgcatacaaaaTAAAACGCAGTATAAAAATTAATTCACATGGATCTGATGTTGATCTGATTATTTGTTCTGGGTGTGCCTTCAGGAACATAACATTCCAATGGAATTAAATCACTCAGAAAAGGAAATTGGACATTAATCACAAATGATCTCACACTGCATGGCTTATATAATATACACAAAACGAAACACCAATGTTAGTTTAAGAAAAGGAAGGCAAGTCTGTGTAGCAATTTCAGTCTTGGGACTTCACAGGAGATAAAATGCAAGATGTTGTTGAGCGTAGTAGCACTAATAACACTCACAGGGCCACTTCAAACAGAGAAATTGACTCACCCAAATGTGGTTGTTTCTTGGGTTCAACCGTTTTCaatttattcccccccccccccctcccctcccccccccctcccctgcccCATACCGACAACCGTCTTGGCAGATACGACACATTTCGCGTTTTCAGAGGAATAATGTATGTTCACACTGTCACACaacaaacataacaacaaaaatacaataCTTGTTATGTAGAATCATTGTGTCATTGTCACAAAACCATCTCCAGAACGTAGGGTtttgaaagacagacacagacacacagatagggccaaaaaaaaaaatagtctgtttagggtaacccgaccgaccctatttttatcgcgtgaccctagacttttttttggcatttggggaaaaaaacaaacaatcttttggtttttttgcaaaataacgtaaaaatatggtttttgggagaaaaaataaataaataaaaaataaaaaaatcccgacctaccgaccctattttttgggcctatgttaccgtaaacagaccttttttttttttttggcctagacacagacagaaagtaACTCCACCAAACAGCAGAATAATACTGTGCCAAAACAGCTGAGTCATCAGCAGTGGCTGCATCATAAAAGATTCCAAATTTACATTTTCTTTGCCAAAATATTTCACCAGTGTCCCCTGTGCATTTTGGTTTCTGAGCAGGATCACTGTGATGCAgataatttgtgaccctccaccacagaatgagtcgcatgtcacctcgcgcggttctgcgctaggcataatataagtccggggggtgtctggtaacagtgtgagggtcaccatagtcacaggcttataactcgaaaagtgttcactcttttctaaaacgggtttcaccactggatagagcataaaaaactctgtaagaaaatgtaaaaatatgaaaatcatgaaaaggtgacatgtgactcattccgtggtggagggtcacattttaccTGGTTGTATGACTGCACATAAatttgttcttgttttatttttaaatcacAGCAGGCTTTGTGTTGAAGCACTGGTTTTCATAGGTAAATGTTAACTTGAATCACAGATGTAAAAAAACTGATGTAAATTTACTCCTTTTGTCCTCTACAATGGTTCAGTTGAAGCTTCCATGGTGAACGCCGCTCGATAAGAACCGGTCCTTTCCTCCACAACCACATCAAAGTATCCTCGGCGTTTTTTTCACtatacatttgtgaccctccaccacggaatgagtcacatgtcacctttgcatgatttttatatttttacattttcctaaagagtttgttatgctctatccagtggtgaaacccgttttagaaaagagtgaaaactgtttgagttataagcctgtgactaaggtgaccctcacactgttaccagacactcaccggacttatattaagcctagcgcagaaccgcgcgaggtgacatgcgactcatttcgtggtggagggtcactttTAAGCTTTCCATAGCGACAACCTGTGTATAACAATCTCTTCTGgacagtcccttgggtggtcggtATATGCAGGTTTGACTGTGTTACAATTGTCTGAAAAGATTCTTTGGCACACAGTAGACTGTAGTGTACACAACATCCTGGCCTCAAGAAAGATTAAGAAACTGTGATAGATAGTATAGTACAGGGGTACCTGTGATGTAACGCCCCTCCCATGGGATGACATCTCTCAACAAAGGACAtttctgttgtccctttgtcttgaCGGAAATATACCTGTcgtgacaggccacctgcaatacaTGGACACTCTTGGCTTGTCCAAAGGGTGTCTTTTCAACAAAGGACACCACTGTATACTTTCTTCTGGTCAGCCGGATTGTTTCAAGTGCAAGGCACCTTCACTCTTTCACCCAACAGAATACATCTGGGTAAACTTTGTTGCACGAAATTTCGATCCACGAAAACTCCTGACAAATCACAGCCACAGCAGATATTTTCAATCCAGCTCCTCCAAATGTACAACGCTTTTACTCTGCAGACCGGCAGACTCGATGGTCTGGGAGAGATTGTCAAAGCGTTGCCGTGGCGTTGCTAGGACTACGATGTGGTTACTGAAATCCTCCCCAGAAACTTCCTCTGCGAAGAGTACGATACACCTCAGCTGGTCGCGTTTGTTGAAATACTGCTTGTGCCGCGTTCCGTCCGTGGGGATTTTGATTCCCAGGAGAATCTGTCCTTCTGAGGAAGGTTTGGGCGCCTCGTCCATCTTATAGTGAGTGAGACTGGTGTAACTTCGGTCGTCGGCCGACAGTTCTGGAGAGGCAGCGTTAGAGCTGGTCGAAGATCGGCGCCTCATCCGTCGCTGCTCCACAGGTGTGCTGCGTGACACAGGAGACGTCACAGAGTCTCGCTTTTCATGCGCTACGCCTGCCGAACTTTCCTCCCGCGACCTTCGCCTCCCTGCGGCAGAAGAGTTAACGCCTTCACTGTTTATTCCATCCCATTCGACAGTCTCTTTGGAGTCTTTGCGCGAGTTTTCCACCAGCGCTTGGTGAGCGAGCTTGGAGGTTAGGTAGTCCAGCTCCTCCTTGCCTCGTTCGTGGTCGTCTGAGGTGTCGCTTCTGGTCGTGCTGACCGGGTCAGGATGCAGGGAGTTGTGGGTTGGACTCATGGAGCTGATATCCGGAAGGACGTGGTATTTACCAAGCGAGGACTGAGGTCGCAGTGTTGTCATGGGTGGTAGGACCTCTGTACAAAAACAGAATTGTAAAACAACGgaatttcaaaaaataaaaataaaaaataaaaatttgagtcaaaattgttttttaaacaaaaatcaCAGAATTTCACCAAAAAAAGTCATAAAACtagaatatttgtttgtctgttcacttaaaagaccgttgggtcgaaatatctgtgaatgtattgttttgtcaataacaaacgttccaacaacctacctttcttgtttttttattctgaattttggaacgttggcagtctctttgttacatttagtcaagttttgactaaatgttttaacatagagggggaatcgagacgagggtcgtggtgtatgtgtgtgtgtgtgtgtgtctgtgtgtgtgtgtgtgtgtgcatgtgtgtgtgtgtctgtgcgtgtgtgtgtgtagagcgattcagagtaaactactggaccgatatttatgaaattttacatgagagttcctgggtatgatatccccagaaggttttttcattatttcgataaatgtcttttataacgacatatccggctttttgtaaaagttgattgaaattgattgaaattttggccaagcaatctttgacaaaggccggactttggtattgcatttcagcatggaggcttaaaaattaattgatgactttggtcattaaaaatctgaaagttttaattaaaattatttttttataaaacgatccaaaattacttttattttattcttcatcatgttctgattccaaaaacatataaaataatatgctatatttggattaaaaacaagctctgaaaattattatataacaagaagagcaaacgctcgatcgagtcactttcgcagttctgaatattatatgaggcatcagatggacaggaagaaattgctattcacaacacaatgagtcacgttcacataaaatttgagcccggtcacttttatagtttccgagaaaagcccaacgttaagttgtgtgttgccgaacagaaaaggctagttatctcccttgtttttctgataacgttcgtaaaaggctacagatgtaaatactttgatgtaaagaataatcctacaaagtttcaatcacatccgatgaactttgtcaaagatataaaatgtctaatttttcctttgacgctgacctgtgaccttgaaaaaggtcaaaggtcaacgaaaccatcgttaaagtgtagaggtcattggaggtcacgactaaacaaaatatgagcccgatcgctttgatagtttccgagaaaagtccaacgttaaggtggtgtctacggacggccggacagactaacactgacagattacatagagtcactttttctcaagtgactcaaaaattatgattaaaattaaatttccaaaatgttttaaaaacaatttcatcttattccttgtcggttcctgattccaaaaacatatagatatgatatgtttggattaaaaacacgcttagaaagttaaaacgaagagaggtacagtaaagcgtgctatgcagcacagcgcaaccgctaccgcgctaaacaggtttgtcactttcactgccttttgcactagcggcggactacggtcattgtgaaaaaatccagtgcgttcagtttcattctgtgagttccacagcttgactaaatgtagtaatttcgccttacgcgacttgtttttggatttgtaaaACAACGGGTCATGAAAATGCACCACTATGCAGATaacagtgtttttgttgtttatgttgtcaTTTGATAAATAAAGAAAGCAATAAAGTTTAGTTCAACAAAAGCAGTATTTGCCACCTCTTTGGAACTGGTTTCTACacttgaaaacaaacaaacaacagagatcaaacaccaaccaaacagcaacaaaaccacTACCTCTATCATCATCACAAATAACAATGACAAgtgtacaaacacaacacaagGCATATCTAAATAAAAGTCCACAACTGTATGAAAGATTCAACCATTTCCATCAGTTCACTGAATTGTCGTTTAAGTGCAAAttagttcccccccccccccccccccccaaaaaaaaatccatcacAAACCTTCTTGATCAACCATATAGTCTTGTGAAGATCGCTGTGAACTTTGCGGCCTTGAGCTTCTGGCGCTGGGTGGCCTTTGACCTTGACTGCTGGGTGGCCTTTGACCGCTGCGTGACCTCCGTCTCACGCTTCCAGGTCGTGACGTCCGCGGAGTAGCGGGGGGTCGTGGGGAGGCGGGAGGAAAGCCGTCAGTGCCATCAAGAGCCTCCCTAGACCAGCGTCGGAGTGGCGAGGAATGCGGTGGTGATTCCCTCGAGTCGAACCTGTGTGGAATGAAAGTATTGAGAGTGAATGGGGTGCAGTAGGATCTACCTTTTGAGAGTGAATGGGGTGCAGTAGGATCTACCTATTGAGAGTGAATGGGGTGCAGTAGGATCTACCTTTTGAGAGTGAATGGGGTGCAGTAGGATCTACCTATTGAGAGTGAATGGGGTGCAGTAGGATCTACCTATTGAGAGTGAATGGGGTGCAGTAGGATCTACCTATTGAGAGTGAATGGGGTGCAGTAGGATCTACCTATTGAGAGTGAATGGGGTGCAGTACGATCTAAGATCTGAGATTTTAAGATCACCCCTCACCCCCAaatttaaaggtggtcgtctacatttttgcttttttatatttagttttgactaaatgttttaacgtagaggggggaatcgagtcgagggtcgtggtgtatgtatgtgtgtgtgtatgtgtgtgtgtgtgtctgtgtgtgtgtctgtgtgtgtgtgtagagcgattcagactaaactactggaccgatctttatgaaatttgacatgagagttcctgggtatgatatccccggacatttttttcattttttcg is a window from the Littorina saxatilis isolate snail1 linkage group LG10, US_GU_Lsax_2.0, whole genome shotgun sequence genome containing:
- the LOC138978855 gene encoding UBX domain-containing protein 10-like — encoded protein: MAHGSSASRHGRYDAFRTDFSSENVADELPSQSVFSYEGTEAVRRVRENPTISRQQPAYKSGMSRGVIPSGPVVAVHMLDVASDKFDSRESPPHSSPLRRWSREALDGTDGFPPASPRPPATPRTSRPGSVRRRSRSGQRPPSSQGQRPPSARSSRPQSSQRSSQDYMVDQEEVLPPMTTLRPQSSLGKYHVLPDISSMSPTHNSLHPDPVSTTRSDTSDDHERGKEELDYLTSKLAHQALVENSRKDSKETVEWDGINSEGVNSSAAGRRRSREESSAGVAHEKRDSVTSPVSRSTPVEQRRMRRRSSTSSNAASPELSADDRSYTSLTHYKMDEAPKPSSEGQILLGIKIPTDGTRHKQYFNKRDQLRCIVLFAEEVSGEDFSNHIVVLATPRQRFDNLSQTIESAGLQSKSVVHLEELD